Proteins encoded together in one Kutzneria kofuensis window:
- a CDS encoding ABC transporter substrate-binding protein gives MTALSSTIARLNKAIGRPAAAVALVLALAACGSSGGSAANSITELDYYTDQQGSAAWQKVLDTCARQTGVTIQRQTVPTDQMLPKILQGASSRSLPNLVFTDNPTVQQIASTGALTPLSDYGIATDSYYDSIVKAGTYQGKVYGLAPGVNGLALLYNKDMLAEAGVEPPRTWDELKAAAAKLTKGQRYGLAFSAIPSEEGTWQFLPFFWSNGADLSTLDSDRAVRALEFVSGLVSAGSASKSVLNWNQNDVADQFVAGNAAMMINGSWNLARLDDEKSLHYGVVPIPTPAAGGEPTVALGGEIGVIPATGQATQQSAAKVLSCLLSPDVMQSWDAGHAYVPSKKDVAEKFGQQHPTMQPFVTEVATARSRSAELGERYPKVSQALATAVQAAITGSQSPEQALRQAQQAGGS, from the coding sequence ATGACGGCGTTGTCGTCCACAATTGCACGCCTGAACAAGGCTATCGGGAGGCCGGCGGCGGCAGTGGCGCTCGTGCTGGCGTTGGCCGCCTGCGGGTCGTCCGGCGGCAGCGCGGCGAACTCCATCACCGAGCTGGACTACTACACCGACCAGCAGGGCTCGGCGGCCTGGCAGAAGGTGCTGGACACCTGCGCCCGGCAGACCGGCGTGACGATCCAGCGGCAGACCGTGCCCACGGACCAGATGCTGCCCAAGATCCTGCAGGGTGCGAGCTCGCGGTCGCTGCCGAATCTGGTGTTCACCGACAACCCGACGGTGCAGCAGATCGCCAGCACGGGCGCGCTCACGCCGCTGTCGGACTACGGCATCGCCACCGACAGCTACTACGACAGCATCGTCAAGGCCGGCACCTACCAGGGCAAGGTGTACGGGCTGGCGCCCGGCGTGAACGGTCTCGCCCTGCTCTACAACAAGGACATGCTGGCCGAGGCGGGGGTGGAGCCGCCGCGCACGTGGGACGAGCTCAAGGCGGCCGCGGCCAAGCTGACCAAGGGGCAGCGGTACGGCCTGGCCTTCTCGGCGATCCCGTCGGAGGAAGGCACGTGGCAGTTCCTGCCGTTCTTCTGGAGCAACGGCGCCGATCTGTCCACACTGGACTCCGACAGGGCGGTGCGGGCGCTGGAGTTCGTGTCCGGCCTGGTTTCCGCCGGCTCGGCGTCCAAGTCGGTGCTGAACTGGAACCAGAACGACGTGGCCGACCAGTTCGTCGCCGGCAACGCGGCCATGATGATCAACGGGTCGTGGAACCTGGCCCGGCTGGACGACGAGAAGTCGCTGCACTACGGCGTGGTGCCGATCCCGACGCCGGCCGCGGGCGGCGAGCCGACCGTCGCGTTGGGCGGCGAGATCGGCGTCATCCCGGCGACCGGCCAGGCCACTCAGCAGTCGGCGGCGAAGGTGCTGTCCTGCCTGCTGTCGCCGGACGTGATGCAGAGCTGGGACGCCGGCCACGCCTACGTTCCGTCCAAAAAGGACGTGGCGGAGAAGTTCGGCCAGCAGCACCCGACCATGCAGCCGTTCGTGACCGAGGTGGCGACCGCCCGGTCCCGTTCGGCCGAGCTGGGGGAGAGGTACCCGAAGGTATCGCAGGCGCTGGCCACCGCGGTGCAGGCGGCGATCACCGGCAGCCAGTCGCCCGAGCAGGCGCTGCGCCAGGCCCAGCAGGCGGGCGGGTCGTGA
- a CDS encoding LacI family DNA-binding transcriptional regulator, producing the protein MTAVEPCPASPTLADVARAAGVSLATASRVLNRVPLVRAETRRQVESAIAALGYRRQRAARSAPPARTRSIALVVCEEGLRLFTDPYFARIVAGISREVTAAEVQLVLLTVPSTKDSQVPAMHYLGSGPVDGALFVSMHGRSPLNVGRIGVPVVVGGQPMHGNDINQVSYVDVDNHGGAVRAVRHLIDSGRSMIATVAGPRDMTAGFDRLAGYRRVMADAERSDHGLVYFGDFSQASGEHATVRLLERRPHVDAIFAASDLMAVGVLRALRRAGRRVPDDVAVIGFDDLPVGRHTDPPLTTVRQPTEELGARMVRELLGLMDDSSAPQCGVVLDTELVPRASA; encoded by the coding sequence GTGACCGCTGTCGAGCCGTGCCCGGCATCCCCGACGCTCGCCGACGTCGCGCGAGCGGCCGGCGTGTCGCTGGCCACCGCGTCCCGGGTGCTCAACCGAGTACCCCTCGTGCGGGCCGAGACCCGCAGGCAGGTCGAGTCCGCGATCGCCGCGCTGGGTTACCGGCGCCAGCGCGCCGCGCGGTCCGCTCCTCCGGCACGCACCCGTTCCATCGCGTTGGTGGTGTGCGAGGAGGGCCTGCGGCTGTTCACCGACCCGTACTTCGCTCGGATCGTGGCCGGCATCAGCCGCGAGGTGACCGCCGCGGAAGTGCAGCTGGTGCTGCTCACGGTTCCGTCCACCAAGGACTCCCAGGTGCCGGCGATGCACTATCTGGGCAGTGGCCCCGTCGACGGGGCGCTGTTCGTGAGCATGCACGGCCGCAGCCCGCTGAACGTGGGACGGATCGGCGTACCCGTTGTCGTCGGTGGGCAACCGATGCACGGCAACGACATCAACCAGGTTTCCTACGTGGACGTCGACAACCACGGCGGGGCCGTGCGGGCGGTCCGCCACCTCATCGACAGTGGCCGGTCGATGATCGCCACCGTGGCGGGGCCACGGGACATGACCGCGGGGTTCGACCGGCTCGCCGGCTACCGCCGGGTCATGGCCGACGCGGAACGGTCCGACCACGGCCTCGTGTACTTCGGCGACTTCAGCCAGGCCTCCGGCGAGCACGCCACGGTCCGGCTGCTGGAACGCCGGCCCCACGTGGACGCGATCTTCGCCGCGTCGGACCTGATGGCCGTCGGGGTGCTGCGCGCGTTACGCCGGGCCGGCCGCCGCGTGCCCGACGACGTCGCCGTGATCGGCTTCGACGACCTGCCGGTCGGCCGGCACACCGATCCCCCGCTGACCACCGTGCGCCAGCCCACCGAGGAGTTGGGCGCCCGGATGGTCCGCGAGCTGCTCGGCCTGATGGACGACAGTTCCGCCCCGCAGTGCGGCGTTGTGCTCGACACGGAGCTGGTGCCGCGCGCCTCGGCGTGA
- a CDS encoding SGNH/GDSL hydrolase family protein, which translates to MNWRFLRATVTGLLLAACAAMAPVPAGAVAAAPTRIMALGDSITGSPGCWRALLWRHLRATGHGNIDFVGTLPAPGCGFAYDGENEGHGGILATGIVRNNQLPGWLSATRPDVVLMHLGTNDVWSNVPASTILNAYTTMLGQMRASKPTIKLVVARIIPMNPANCPACGQRVVALDNAIPSWAKAHSTAASPITVVDQWTGFNPATDTVDGVHPNSTTGIQKMESRWYPAVVGALG; encoded by the coding sequence GTGAACTGGCGTTTTCTCCGGGCAACGGTCACCGGCCTGCTGCTGGCCGCCTGCGCCGCCATGGCTCCCGTCCCGGCCGGAGCCGTGGCCGCCGCACCCACACGGATCATGGCGCTGGGCGACTCCATCACCGGCTCCCCCGGCTGCTGGCGCGCCCTGCTGTGGCGGCACCTGCGCGCCACCGGCCACGGCAACATCGACTTCGTCGGCACGCTGCCGGCCCCGGGCTGCGGATTCGCCTACGACGGCGAGAACGAGGGTCACGGCGGCATCCTGGCCACCGGCATCGTCCGCAACAACCAACTTCCCGGCTGGCTGTCGGCCACCCGTCCGGACGTCGTCCTGATGCACCTGGGCACCAACGACGTCTGGAGCAATGTTCCGGCCAGCACCATTCTCAACGCCTACACCACCATGCTCGGCCAGATGCGGGCCAGCAAGCCGACCATCAAGCTCGTCGTCGCCCGCATCATCCCGATGAACCCGGCCAACTGCCCTGCCTGCGGCCAGCGGGTGGTCGCACTCGACAACGCCATTCCCAGCTGGGCCAAGGCCCACAGCACCGCCGCCTCACCGATCACCGTCGTCGACCAGTGGACCGGGTTCAACCCAGCAACCGACACCGTCGACGGGGTGCACCCGAACAGCACCACCGGCATCCAGAAGATGGAGAGCCGCTGGTATCCCGCCGTGGTCGGGGCGCTGGGCTGA
- a CDS encoding MarR family winged helix-turn-helix transcriptional regulator, with protein MATPTPEPEPLIRLLWRAHNWFRAAVIAALDAGDDPATITAAQATLLSQLPSDGASIAELARLIGVSSPTVHQWVHELVAMDALTVEPDPASARTKLVRLTESGHRRRARTMRLLAGIEANLAEVIGAGTVDALRAALEAPWGDPEAAAGSRS; from the coding sequence ATGGCCACGCCCACGCCGGAACCCGAGCCGCTGATCCGGCTGCTTTGGCGCGCCCACAACTGGTTCCGCGCTGCCGTGATCGCCGCCCTCGATGCCGGCGACGACCCGGCGACGATCACCGCGGCCCAGGCGACACTGCTGAGCCAGCTCCCGTCGGACGGCGCCAGCATCGCGGAACTGGCCCGCCTGATCGGCGTCAGCTCACCGACCGTCCACCAATGGGTGCACGAACTGGTGGCCATGGACGCCCTGACCGTCGAACCCGACCCCGCCTCCGCCCGGACCAAACTGGTCCGCCTCACCGAGTCCGGGCACCGGCGCCGCGCGCGGACCATGCGGTTGCTGGCCGGGATCGAGGCAAACCTGGCCGAAGTCATCGGCGCCGGCACGGTCGACGCGCTCCGCGCCGCCCTGGAAGCCCCGTGGGGAGATCCCGAGGCCGCCGCCGGTTCCCGATCCTGA
- a CDS encoding LacI family DNA-binding transcriptional regulator, which produces MSSAVPGAGAVGLVLARPLRLLGIEPFFMEFIGGIDERLAERDLSVLLHVVTTHDDEIATYRRWAAHHLVDAVTVVNRTDDDHRPAVLQELGLPAVLVGAPAEACDLPAVRTDDAGPMREAVAYLLGLGHRRIARVSGPANLLHTRARSAAMREVCAEAVILEGDYSEEAGAKLTAELLDREDRPTAILYDNDVMAVAGLAAAAERGVAVPDQLSLIAWDDSTLCRLAVPPLTTMSVDVHQFGRAVAESVLELVDGGPVAERWSPIAHLVERASTAAPAEPVSRES; this is translated from the coding sequence GTGAGCAGTGCCGTGCCCGGCGCCGGAGCGGTCGGCCTCGTGTTGGCCCGGCCGCTGCGATTGCTGGGCATCGAACCGTTCTTCATGGAGTTCATCGGCGGCATCGACGAGCGCCTGGCCGAGCGCGACCTGTCGGTGCTGCTGCACGTGGTGACCACACACGACGACGAGATCGCCACCTACCGCCGCTGGGCCGCGCACCATCTGGTGGACGCGGTCACCGTGGTCAACCGCACCGACGACGACCACCGCCCGGCCGTGCTCCAAGAGCTGGGGCTGCCGGCCGTGCTGGTCGGGGCGCCGGCCGAGGCCTGCGACCTGCCGGCGGTCCGCACCGACGACGCCGGCCCGATGCGGGAAGCGGTGGCATACCTGCTGGGCCTCGGCCATCGCCGCATCGCCCGGGTCAGCGGTCCGGCGAATCTGCTGCACACCCGGGCGCGATCCGCCGCCATGCGGGAAGTGTGCGCGGAGGCGGTGATCCTGGAGGGCGACTACTCGGAGGAAGCCGGCGCCAAGCTCACCGCCGAGCTGCTGGACCGGGAGGACCGGCCGACCGCCATCCTGTACGACAACGACGTGATGGCGGTGGCCGGGCTCGCGGCAGCGGCCGAGCGCGGTGTCGCCGTCCCGGATCAGCTCAGCCTGATCGCCTGGGACGACTCCACCCTGTGCCGGCTCGCCGTGCCGCCGCTGACCACCATGAGCGTCGACGTGCACCAGTTCGGCCGCGCCGTCGCGGAATCCGTGCTGGAACTGGTGGACGGCGGGCCCGTGGCCGAGCGCTGGTCTCCCATCGCGCACCTGGTCGAACGGGCCAGCACCGCCGCCCCGGCCGAACCCGTCAGCCGGGAATCCTGA
- a CDS encoding carbohydrate ABC transporter permease, with translation MSRRAAAIAFLLPALLYVLVFFGYPLVYNILMSVRDYSVRSFYTGEAPFVGVANYLAAIGNPVFGKAALNTVWFTVGSIAFQFGIGLALAVFFNGRFLGSATLRALLLLPWLLPLVVSGAVWRWMFDQDHGVLNTALRLVGLPAVPWLTDTGWALPAVILTNIWIGIPFNLVLLHGGLRAIPGSLYEAAALDGANAWQRFRDVTWPLLRPVTWIVLMLGLVYTIKVFDVIMVITGGGPANATQTLTTFSYSLSFHDFAFGQGAAIGNVLILVATGFGFVYLRSAREPLA, from the coding sequence GTGAGCCGGCGCGCGGCCGCCATCGCCTTCCTGCTGCCCGCACTGCTGTACGTCCTGGTCTTCTTCGGATATCCGCTGGTCTACAACATCCTGATGAGTGTGCGGGACTACAGCGTCCGCTCGTTCTACACCGGGGAGGCGCCGTTCGTCGGGGTCGCGAACTACCTGGCGGCGATCGGCAACCCCGTCTTCGGCAAGGCGGCGCTGAACACCGTGTGGTTCACGGTCGGCTCGATCGCCTTCCAATTCGGGATCGGCCTGGCGCTGGCGGTGTTCTTCAACGGCCGGTTCCTGGGCAGCGCGACGCTGCGGGCGCTGCTGCTCCTGCCTTGGCTGTTGCCGCTGGTGGTCAGCGGCGCGGTGTGGCGGTGGATGTTCGACCAGGACCATGGTGTGCTCAACACGGCGCTGCGCCTGGTGGGCCTGCCGGCGGTGCCGTGGCTGACCGACACCGGGTGGGCGCTGCCGGCCGTGATCCTGACCAACATCTGGATCGGCATCCCGTTCAACCTGGTGCTGCTGCACGGCGGCCTGCGTGCCATTCCCGGTTCGCTGTACGAGGCGGCGGCGCTGGACGGCGCGAACGCCTGGCAGCGGTTCCGCGACGTGACCTGGCCGCTGCTGCGGCCCGTGACCTGGATCGTGCTGATGCTGGGCCTGGTGTACACGATCAAGGTGTTCGACGTGATCATGGTGATCACCGGCGGCGGCCCGGCCAACGCCACCCAGACATTGACCACGTTCTCCTACAGCCTGTCGTTCCACGACTTCGCCTTCGGGCAGGGCGCGGCGATCGGGAACGTGCTGATCCTGGTGGCGACCGGGTTCGGGTTCGTGTACCTGCGCTCGGCCCGGGAGCCGCTGGCATGA
- a CDS encoding LacI family DNA-binding transcriptional regulator produces the protein MVTITDVARAAGVSPSTVSYVLSGKRTISLETRRRVQQSIRRLGYQPNARARALASSRTHVIALVVPFRVDLNVPVVMQFVAAMVGAARAYDHDLLLLTKDEGSAGLRRVIGSAIADALIVMDVEAAEPRIPVLASLRRPVVLVGVPDQPQGLTCVDLDFVAAGAATVNHLADLGHRRIALLGPSPAVYERGTSYAGRFLRGFTEAVAARGLHAVSHPCVPSYDGVRVSLHQTLDADPSITAIVTHNEAVLGPLLSEVRHRGLDVPRDISVVAVCPDDMAKAQSVALTSLAIPAAELGRLAVDMTMRQLDGPAPAEIRLLSPRLTQRHSTARPRP, from the coding sequence ATGGTGACCATCACGGATGTGGCCAGGGCGGCTGGGGTCTCGCCGAGCACGGTGTCCTATGTGCTCAGTGGCAAGCGCACGATCTCCCTGGAGACCAGGAGAAGGGTGCAGCAGAGCATCCGCAGACTGGGGTACCAACCCAACGCCCGGGCTCGGGCGCTGGCCAGCAGCCGCACGCACGTCATCGCGTTGGTCGTCCCGTTCCGGGTCGACCTCAACGTCCCCGTGGTGATGCAGTTCGTCGCGGCGATGGTCGGGGCCGCCCGGGCGTACGACCACGACCTGTTGCTGCTGACCAAGGACGAGGGGTCGGCCGGACTGCGCCGCGTCATCGGCTCGGCCATCGCCGACGCGCTCATCGTGATGGACGTGGAGGCGGCCGAGCCGAGGATCCCGGTGCTGGCGTCGTTGCGGCGGCCGGTGGTGCTGGTCGGCGTGCCCGACCAACCGCAGGGGCTGACCTGTGTGGACCTCGACTTCGTGGCGGCCGGCGCGGCCACCGTGAACCACCTGGCCGACCTCGGGCACCGCCGCATCGCGTTGCTCGGCCCGTCTCCGGCGGTCTACGAGCGCGGCACCAGCTACGCCGGTCGATTCCTGCGCGGCTTCACCGAGGCGGTGGCGGCGCGTGGCCTGCACGCGGTCTCCCACCCGTGCGTGCCTTCCTACGACGGCGTGCGCGTTTCCCTGCACCAGACGCTGGACGCCGACCCGTCGATCACCGCGATCGTGACGCACAACGAGGCCGTGCTCGGCCCGTTGCTGTCCGAGGTGCGCCACCGCGGTCTCGACGTCCCCCGTGACATCTCGGTCGTGGCGGTCTGCCCCGACGACATGGCCAAGGCGCAGTCCGTCGCGCTGACCTCGCTCGCCATTCCCGCGGCGGAGCTGGGCCGGCTGGCGGTGGACATGACGATGCGGCAGCTCGACGGCCCGGCGCCGGCCGAGATCAGGCTGCTCTCGCCCCGGCTGACGCAGCGACACAGCACCGCGCGACCGCGCCCCTGA
- a CDS encoding amidohydrolase family protein, producing MRVIAVEEAFSVPEVISWPPAGAGMPERWIREWGRRLPDLAELRLADMDAHGVDVQVLSMTSPGLEVIDDAAEAVAAARRINDHLADAVAAHPTRFAGFAALPLQDPDAAVAELRRAVHELGLKGVLHNDHVGGHYLDEPRFRPVWAELERLGVTLYLHPAIVPADRWRVLDGYPVLGGPSWGWTAAVGAHALRLIYGGVFDAFPGASVMLGHMGELLPFQLARLDSRYRQADVERRPRQLPSHYLRHNVYVTTSGVFSHAALLGATHEVGTDRVLFAIDYPYESTAEAVEFLRTAPYAPADLARIAHSNAERVLRL from the coding sequence GTGCGGGTGATCGCGGTGGAGGAGGCCTTCTCGGTGCCGGAGGTGATCTCGTGGCCGCCGGCCGGTGCGGGCATGCCCGAGCGGTGGATTCGGGAGTGGGGCCGTCGCCTGCCGGACCTGGCTGAGCTGCGCCTGGCCGACATGGACGCCCACGGCGTGGACGTGCAGGTGCTGTCGATGACCTCGCCGGGCCTGGAGGTCATCGACGACGCGGCCGAGGCGGTCGCCGCCGCACGGCGGATCAACGACCACCTCGCCGACGCCGTCGCCGCGCACCCGACCCGGTTCGCCGGCTTCGCGGCCCTGCCGCTGCAGGACCCCGACGCCGCGGTGGCCGAACTGCGCCGGGCCGTGCACGAGCTCGGGCTGAAGGGGGTGCTGCACAACGACCACGTCGGCGGGCACTATCTGGACGAACCCCGGTTCCGCCCGGTGTGGGCGGAGTTGGAGCGCCTCGGGGTGACGCTGTACCTGCATCCGGCGATCGTGCCGGCCGACCGCTGGCGGGTGCTGGACGGGTATCCGGTGCTGGGCGGGCCGTCCTGGGGGTGGACGGCGGCGGTCGGCGCCCACGCGCTGCGGTTGATCTACGGTGGTGTGTTCGACGCGTTCCCGGGGGCGTCGGTGATGCTGGGGCACATGGGCGAGCTGCTGCCTTTCCAGCTGGCCCGGCTCGACAGCCGCTACCGGCAGGCCGATGTCGAGCGCCGGCCCCGGCAGTTGCCGTCGCACTACCTGCGGCACAACGTGTACGTGACGACCAGTGGCGTGTTCTCACACGCGGCGTTGTTGGGCGCGACGCACGAGGTCGGGACCGATCGGGTGCTGTTCGCCATCGACTACCCGTACGAGTCGACGGCGGAGGCGGTCGAGTTCCTGCGCACCGCGCCGTACGCTCCCGCGGATCTGGCGCGCATCGCCCACAGCAACGCCGAGAGGGTCCTGCGGCTGTGA
- a CDS encoding glycoside hydrolase family 5 protein yields MRKSLAVLGATLLAAVASVVVAVPSTSAAPSATGLHISGRDIVEANGQKFIMRGISHEHVWFPSQTSSFANIKAQGANTVRVVLGSGKRWGPSNDVANVVAQCKRNRLICVLEVHDTTGYGQDGAAATLDQAVSYWIGQKNNLVGQENYVVINIGNEPIGNNNPGQWTTATANAVRRMRANGFQHLLMVDAPNWGQDQDHVMRDTAQTVWNADSQHNTVFSVHMYAVYNTAASITSYFDAFKNKGLPLVVGEFGWHFAASEVDDQTLMAQAVARGIGYLGWSWAGNNDARLDMTNNFNPNQLTTWGKRIINGPNGIKATGKEATIYSHR; encoded by the coding sequence ATGAGAAAGTCACTTGCCGTGCTCGGCGCGACCCTGCTCGCCGCCGTCGCGTCGGTCGTGGTCGCCGTCCCGTCGACGTCGGCCGCCCCCAGCGCAACGGGATTGCACATCAGCGGTCGCGACATCGTCGAGGCCAACGGCCAGAAGTTCATCATGCGCGGCATCAGCCACGAGCACGTCTGGTTCCCCAGCCAGACCAGTTCGTTCGCCAACATCAAGGCGCAGGGCGCGAACACCGTGCGCGTGGTGTTGGGCAGTGGCAAGAGGTGGGGCCCGTCCAACGACGTGGCCAACGTCGTCGCGCAGTGCAAGCGCAACCGGCTGATCTGTGTGCTGGAGGTGCACGACACCACCGGTTACGGCCAGGACGGCGCCGCCGCCACGCTGGACCAGGCCGTCAGCTACTGGATCGGGCAGAAGAACAACCTGGTCGGCCAGGAGAACTACGTCGTGATCAACATCGGCAACGAGCCGATCGGCAACAACAACCCGGGCCAGTGGACCACCGCCACGGCCAACGCGGTGCGGCGGATGCGGGCCAACGGCTTCCAGCACCTGCTGATGGTCGACGCGCCCAACTGGGGTCAGGACCAGGACCACGTCATGCGCGACACCGCGCAGACGGTGTGGAACGCCGACTCCCAGCACAACACCGTGTTCTCGGTGCACATGTACGCCGTCTACAACACCGCGGCGTCGATCACCTCGTACTTCGACGCCTTCAAGAACAAGGGACTGCCACTGGTCGTGGGGGAGTTCGGTTGGCACTTCGCCGCGAGCGAGGTGGACGACCAGACGCTGATGGCGCAGGCGGTGGCCCGGGGCATCGGCTACCTGGGCTGGTCGTGGGCCGGCAACAACGACGCGCGGCTGGACATGACGAACAACTTCAACCCCAACCAGCTCACGACCTGGGGTAAGCGGATCATCAACGGCCCCAACGGGATCAAGGCCACCGGCAAGGAGGCCACCATCTACAGTCACCGCTGA
- a CDS encoding glycoside hydrolase family 2 protein, with protein MIVETLDRGWQLTPLGDAVPADLAGRTVPATVPGSAHLDLLSAGLIADPYLDRVADDLAWAHRATWRYRTTFDATAPEAGERCDLVFEGLDTVAVITLNGQELGRTANMHRTYRFDVRDALRAGTNELVVKFRSALAHAEELAAELGRRDHVNSHPFNMVRKMACSFGWDWGPDLQTAGIWQPVHLQRWRAARLAEVRPLVTVDDDGTGRVAVHVDIERADRAEELVLVAAVAGQAADVTVAAGATAAVVELTVPDVPLWWPAGYGEQPLHDLAVALTTADGAPLGEYRRRIGFRTVTVDTTPDDIGTPFTFVVNGQRLFAKGANWIPDDHFLTRITRDRLARRIDQAVAANLNMLRVWGGGVYESEDFYELCDERGVLVWQDFLFACAGYPEEDPLWSEVAAEAREHVARLTPHPSLALWNGNNENLWGYADWGWAGELAGRTWGHRYYTELLPAIVAELDPTRHYSPGSPYSTQHAAESPHPNDPDHGTRHEWEVWNRVDYTRYRDHVPRFCSEFGFQGPPTWATLTRWVRDEPLTPTSPVFLAHQKAEDGNGKLERGLAPHLPLPADFADWHWATQLNQARAVAFGIEHFRSWWPRTAGAIVWQLNDCWPVTSWAAVDSDERVKPLWYALRRAFAPRLLTVQPRDGRWVLVAVNDRDDPWVGELALTRQTFAGVELAGARLALDVPARSVAHVELADGLLTPDDPRQEVLVATTMDARAVHLFAEDRDLAYEDDALTATATAVPGGYRVEVTARSFVRDVTLLADRLAPDAVVDDAMVTLLAGESAAFEVRTGARLDPAALTAAPVLRSVNDLCGSVVHHP; from the coding sequence GTGATCGTTGAGACCCTGGACCGAGGCTGGCAGCTCACGCCGCTCGGCGACGCCGTGCCGGCCGACCTCGCGGGCCGCACGGTCCCCGCCACCGTGCCGGGCTCCGCGCACCTGGACCTGCTGTCGGCCGGCCTGATCGCCGACCCCTACCTGGACCGCGTCGCCGACGACCTGGCATGGGCGCACCGCGCCACCTGGCGCTACCGGACCACTTTCGACGCAACCGCCCCCGAAGCGGGAGAGCGCTGCGACCTGGTGTTCGAGGGCCTCGACACGGTCGCCGTCATCACCCTCAACGGGCAGGAACTGGGCCGGACCGCCAACATGCACCGGACGTACCGGTTCGACGTCCGCGACGCGCTGCGGGCCGGGACCAACGAGCTGGTGGTCAAGTTCCGCTCGGCTCTCGCCCATGCCGAGGAGCTGGCGGCCGAGCTGGGGCGGCGCGACCACGTCAACTCGCACCCGTTCAACATGGTGCGGAAGATGGCGTGCAGCTTCGGCTGGGACTGGGGCCCGGACCTGCAGACCGCCGGCATCTGGCAGCCGGTCCACTTGCAACGCTGGCGCGCCGCAAGGCTGGCAGAGGTGCGTCCGCTGGTCACAGTGGACGATGACGGCACCGGCCGGGTGGCCGTGCACGTCGACATCGAACGCGCCGACCGTGCCGAGGAGTTGGTCCTCGTCGCCGCCGTCGCCGGCCAGGCAGCTGATGTCACGGTGGCGGCCGGTGCGACGGCCGCCGTCGTCGAGCTCACCGTTCCGGACGTCCCGCTGTGGTGGCCGGCGGGCTACGGCGAGCAGCCGCTGCACGACCTCGCCGTCGCCCTCACCACCGCCGACGGCGCACCGCTGGGCGAGTACCGCCGCCGCATCGGGTTCCGCACCGTCACGGTGGACACCACGCCCGACGACATCGGCACGCCGTTCACGTTCGTCGTCAACGGGCAACGCCTGTTCGCCAAGGGCGCCAACTGGATTCCCGACGACCACTTCCTCACCCGCATCACCCGCGACCGGCTGGCCCGCCGGATCGACCAGGCCGTGGCCGCGAACCTCAACATGCTGCGGGTGTGGGGCGGCGGCGTGTACGAGTCCGAGGACTTCTACGAACTGTGCGACGAGCGGGGTGTCCTGGTGTGGCAGGACTTCCTGTTCGCCTGCGCCGGCTACCCCGAGGAGGATCCACTGTGGAGCGAGGTGGCGGCCGAGGCGCGGGAGCACGTCGCCCGGCTCACCCCGCACCCGTCCTTGGCCCTGTGGAACGGCAACAACGAGAACCTGTGGGGCTACGCCGACTGGGGCTGGGCGGGCGAACTCGCCGGCCGCACCTGGGGACACCGCTACTACACCGAGCTGCTGCCGGCGATCGTGGCCGAGCTGGATCCCACCCGGCACTACAGCCCGGGCAGCCCGTACAGCACCCAGCACGCCGCCGAGTCGCCGCACCCCAACGATCCCGACCACGGCACGCGGCATGAATGGGAGGTGTGGAACCGGGTCGACTACACCCGCTACCGCGACCACGTGCCGCGCTTCTGCTCCGAGTTCGGCTTCCAGGGGCCGCCCACCTGGGCCACGCTCACCCGCTGGGTGCGCGACGAGCCGCTGACGCCGACCTCGCCCGTGTTCCTGGCCCACCAGAAGGCCGAGGACGGCAACGGCAAGCTGGAGCGCGGCCTCGCCCCGCACCTGCCGCTGCCCGCCGACTTCGCCGACTGGCACTGGGCGACGCAGCTCAACCAGGCCCGTGCCGTCGCCTTCGGCATCGAGCACTTCCGGTCCTGGTGGCCCCGCACGGCCGGCGCGATCGTGTGGCAGCTCAACGACTGCTGGCCGGTCACCTCGTGGGCGGCCGTGGACAGCGACGAGCGGGTCAAGCCGCTGTGGTACGCGCTGCGCCGGGCCTTCGCCCCGCGGCTGCTGACCGTGCAGCCACGGGACGGCCGGTGGGTCCTCGTCGCCGTGAACGACCGGGACGACCCGTGGGTGGGGGAGCTCGCGCTGACCCGGCAGACCTTCGCCGGGGTGGAACTGGCCGGCGCTAGGCTCGCCCTCGACGTCCCGGCCCGGTCGGTCGCGCACGTCGAGCTGGCCGACGGCCTGCTCACCCCCGACGACCCGCGGCAGGAGGTGCTGGTGGCGACGACCATGGACGCCCGCGCCGTGCACCTGTTCGCCGAGGACCGCGACCTGGCGTATGAGGACGACGCCCTCACCGCCACTGCCACCGCTGTGCCCGGCGGCTACCGGGTCGAGGTCACCGCCCGCTCGTTCGTCCGGGATGTCACGCTGTTGGCGGACCGGCTCGCCCCCGACGCCGTTGTGGACGACGCGATGGTGACCCTCCTCGCCGGCGAGTCCGCCGCGTTCGAGGTACGCACCGGTGCCCGGCTCGACCCGGCCGCGCTGACCGCCGCGCCGGTGCTGCGCAGCGTCAACGACTTGTGTGGATCGGTGGTGCATCACCCGTGA